A single region of the Deltaproteobacteria bacterium genome encodes:
- a CDS encoding 4Fe-4S binding protein gives MPAPDPLAVRPPRGGRLHTRRRALQLFTSLALILAPFLDLLRFDLEGGRLILFRTSFHLSEMGPIYALLLLCMLLIFAGALIYGRLWCGWMCPQTTLSELAATIERALLLGTKRSPGRKALSKVLILLVAAGVATSLISYFVPPARLIAPTLPVAVTWAVFFGILAFDLLWVRHDFCFSVCPYGILQGVVQDERTLGVTFGRDLSGYCVSCKACVRSCFMGIDIRESPFDPQCLNCGDCVDSINESHERRGIPLITGFAYGPQTSSWPLPLLALGIVDFRRVAVVVLIAVVGTVSAFLLMGRAPIDGTISPRFDLQALADGRVANHYNVSVTNHTPAQVKVKVAAGGVPGLRVLQPTSAVEIPAGKRQHLELILDASCAGLESGAHPITVELDASLAEGPQALPTRFFIPGKDCS, from the coding sequence ATGCCAGCCCCTGATCCCCTCGCCGTACGCCCTCCCCGGGGAGGGCGCCTCCACACCCGGCGCCGGGCGCTGCAGCTCTTCACCTCGCTCGCCCTGATCCTGGCGCCCTTCCTCGACCTCCTGCGCTTCGACCTCGAGGGCGGGCGGCTGATCCTCTTCCGTACCTCCTTCCACCTCAGCGAGATGGGGCCGATCTACGCCCTGCTCCTGCTCTGCATGCTGCTGATCTTCGCGGGGGCGCTGATCTACGGGCGGCTCTGGTGTGGCTGGATGTGCCCCCAGACCACCCTCTCCGAGCTGGCGGCCACGATCGAGCGGGCCCTCCTCCTCGGGACCAAGCGCAGCCCGGGCCGCAAGGCCCTCTCCAAGGTGCTGATCCTGCTGGTCGCCGCCGGGGTGGCCACGAGCCTGATCTCCTACTTCGTGCCGCCCGCCCGCCTGATCGCGCCGACCCTGCCGGTCGCCGTCACCTGGGCGGTCTTCTTCGGCATCCTCGCCTTCGACCTGCTCTGGGTGCGCCACGACTTCTGCTTCAGCGTCTGCCCCTACGGCATCCTCCAGGGGGTGGTGCAGGACGAGCGCACCCTGGGGGTCACCTTCGGCCGGGACCTCTCCGGCTACTGCGTGAGCTGCAAGGCGTGCGTGCGCTCCTGCTTCATGGGCATCGACATCCGCGAGTCGCCCTTCGATCCCCAGTGCCTCAACTGCGGGGACTGCGTGGACTCGATCAACGAGTCCCACGAGCGCCGCGGCATCCCCCTGATCACCGGCTTCGCCTACGGTCCGCAGACCTCGAGCTGGCCGCTCCCCTTGCTGGCGCTGGGCATCGTCGACTTCCGGCGGGTGGCGGTCGTCGTGCTCATCGCCGTGGTCGGGACCGTCTCGGCCTTCCTCCTCATGGGCCGGGCGCCCATCGACGGGACCATCTCGCCCCGCTTCGATCTGCAGGCCCTCGCCGACGGCCGGGTCGCGAACCACTACAACGTCAGCGTCACCAACCACACCCCGGCCCAGGTGAAGGTGAAGGTCGCGGCCGGGGGGGTCCCCGGCCTGCGCGTGCTCCAGCCCACCAGCGCCGTGGAGATCCCCGCCGGGAAGCGCCAGCACCTCGAGCTGATCCTCGACGCGAGCTGCGCGGGCCTTGAGAGCGGCGCCCACCCGATCACGGTCGAGCTCGACGCCTCCCTCGCCGAGGGGCCCCAGGCGCTGCCGACCCGCTTCTTCATCCCCGGGAAGGACTGCTCATGA
- a CDS encoding sulfite exporter TauE/SafE family protein, with amino-acid sequence MVAAATTGLLGSLHCAGMCGPLALAIGTGSDHPLGRLLLFVTGKAGTYAILGTIAGLLGAAFGAASSKTVLGESGLAWVALVAGTLMIGLGVQNLWRRLAPRPGSRPSAISLLLGKVLRTRSPWSPVVAGALTGLLPCGLTWAMTAQALAAGSALSGALVMAAFGAGTAPAMVVSGWLGSRLSGTSRRQGEILAASAVIAMGAVAIWRGVMILSADPAAAASCCH; translated from the coding sequence ATGGTCGCTGCGGCCACCACCGGCCTCCTCGGCTCGCTCCACTGCGCGGGCATGTGCGGGCCCCTCGCCCTGGCCATCGGGACCGGCAGCGATCACCCCCTCGGCCGGCTGCTCCTCTTCGTCACCGGCAAGGCGGGAACCTACGCGATCCTCGGGACCATCGCCGGCCTCCTCGGCGCCGCCTTCGGCGCGGCCTCGAGCAAGACCGTCCTGGGGGAGAGCGGCCTGGCCTGGGTGGCCCTGGTCGCCGGCACCCTGATGATCGGCCTGGGGGTCCAGAACCTCTGGCGGCGGCTGGCGCCGAGGCCGGGCTCGAGGCCCTCGGCGATCAGCCTGCTCCTGGGCAAGGTCCTGCGCACCCGCAGCCCCTGGTCGCCGGTGGTGGCGGGCGCCCTCACCGGCCTGCTGCCCTGCGGGCTGACCTGGGCCATGACCGCCCAGGCCCTCGCCGCGGGCTCGGCCCTCTCCGGCGCCCTGGTGATGGCCGCCTTCGGGGCGGGCACCGCGCCGGCGATGGTGGTCTCGGGGTGGCTGGGCAGCCGCCTCTCGGGGACCTCCCGGCGCCAGGGCGAGATCCTCGCGGCCAGCGCGGTGATCGCGATGGGCGCGGTGGCGATCTGGCGCGGCGTGATGATCTTGAGCGCCGATCCCGCCGCCGCGGCCTCCTGCTGTCACTAG